From Terriglobia bacterium, one genomic window encodes:
- a CDS encoding glycine C-acetyltransferase, producing the protein MAYTERISNLYKEQLKAIQEAGIFKQERFIHSPQAADIEVEYPVGASLKKVINMCSNNYLGLSSHPDVLKAAHEGLDARGYGMSSVRFICGTQDIHRELERKVTAFLGTEDTLLFPSCMDANAGVFEAILTKEDVMISDRLVHASLIDGIRLCSAIHDTYKHSDMGHLEEKLQLHSDKRLKIVITDGVFSMDGDTAKLDLMVALCEKYDAMLLVDDSHASGFIGKTGRGTHEKCGVVGKIDIITTTFGKALGGASGGCVSGRKELVEMCRQKARPYLFSNTIAPVVVAGVLKVLEILVASTERRDKLEKNAAYWRKGLTDAGFVLKEGDTPIVPVMLFNAKLAQDLSKTLYDEGIYAIGFFFPVVPQGQARIRTQISAGHEIHHLDKALSAFIKVGKKFNILGKTKQEIVEMYGL; encoded by the coding sequence ATGGCCTATACCGAGAGGATCAGCAATCTTTATAAGGAACAGCTCAAAGCCATTCAGGAGGCAGGAATCTTCAAGCAGGAACGGTTCATCCACTCTCCACAGGCAGCCGACATCGAAGTGGAGTACCCGGTGGGGGCCTCTTTGAAGAAGGTCATCAACATGTGCTCCAATAATTACCTGGGGCTGTCCAGCCACCCCGACGTTTTGAAAGCCGCCCACGAGGGACTGGATGCGCGCGGCTATGGCATGTCCTCGGTCCGATTCATCTGCGGAACCCAGGATATCCACCGCGAACTCGAGAGAAAGGTCACGGCCTTTCTGGGCACGGAGGATACCCTTCTCTTTCCATCCTGCATGGACGCCAATGCCGGCGTCTTTGAGGCCATCCTCACCAAAGAGGATGTCATGATCTCCGACCGGTTGGTGCATGCCTCGCTGATTGACGGCATCCGCCTTTGCAGCGCCATCCATGACACCTACAAGCACTCCGACATGGGTCACCTCGAAGAAAAGCTCCAGCTCCACTCCGACAAGCGGTTGAAGATCGTCATTACCGACGGTGTCTTCTCGATGGATGGGGATACGGCCAAGCTGGATCTCATGGTCGCTCTTTGTGAGAAATATGATGCCATGCTCCTGGTGGATGATTCCCATGCCTCAGGATTTATCGGGAAGACCGGCCGCGGAACGCACGAGAAGTGCGGCGTGGTCGGCAAGATCGACATCATCACCACCACCTTCGGGAAGGCGCTCGGAGGAGCCTCCGGGGGTTGCGTCTCCGGGCGGAAGGAGTTGGTGGAGATGTGCCGGCAAAAAGCCCGCCCCTATCTCTTCTCGAACACCATCGCTCCGGTGGTTGTTGCCGGAGTTCTTAAAGTTCTGGAGATTCTTGTCGCCAGTACGGAGCGGCGGGACAAGCTGGAAAAGAATGCGGCTTATTGGAGAAAGGGTCTCACGGACGCCGGCTTTGTCTTGAAGGAAGGCGACACGCCCATCGTCCCCGTGATGCTGTTCAACGCCAAACTCGCTCAGGATCTTTCCAAAACACTTTATGACGAAGGGATCTACGCCATCGGCTTTTTCTTCCCTGTCGTTCCCCAAGGGCAGGCCCGCATCCGGACTCAGATTTCGGCCGGACATGAAATCCACCACCTCGATAAAGCCCTGAGCGCTTTCATCAAGGTCGGAAAAAAGTTCAACATCCTGGGCAAGACCAAGCAGGAAATCGTGGAGATGTACGGTTTGTAA
- the acsA gene encoding acetate--CoA ligase: MSNIGSYDGRLENFSWSMSEKELGYKAGDVINIGWYCTDRVCQMGKASKLALIHEGFSGVERRYTYNDIRLASNTIGAYLRGLGIRNEDRVCLFMDKIPELYIGFLALLKIGAIAQPLFSAFGDESLYVRLSDAGTKAIITQKKHASKVKKILERLPHLEHVIIVDHDGKTPLREREVAFSLGEAKPVEELEIFPTRAESPSVFHYTSGTTGQPKGVRHVHYSLISQYLTAKWVLDLQEDDIYWCTADPGWVTGTSYGIIAPFCLGITQCVLDAGFSAEAWYRFIEKYKITMWYSAPTAIRSLMKAGDEIVKRFNLSTLRHLASVGEPLNSEAVVWSQRVFGMPFLDTYWQTETGCIVISNYPGMEVRPGSMGKPFPGITAAILNPSTYEPHSSFGKIGLIGLRPGWPSMMRSYWNNETAFQEKQRNGWYLTGDRARMDKDGYFWFVGRDDDVINTGGHLVSPFEVESALLGHPAVAESAVVSKPDPINLEVVKAFVSLKPGFEPSKDLELEIMNFIRKKLSPLAMPQEMAFFKSLPKTRSGKLVRRILHAKEWGEEIGDTSSLEDD; this comes from the coding sequence ATGTCCAATATAGGTTCATATGACGGAAGACTGGAGAATTTCTCCTGGTCGATGTCCGAAAAAGAACTCGGATACAAGGCCGGTGATGTGATCAACATCGGGTGGTACTGCACCGACCGGGTCTGCCAGATGGGCAAGGCTTCGAAACTCGCCCTCATCCATGAGGGGTTTAGCGGAGTGGAGCGGCGATACACCTACAACGACATTCGCCTGGCCTCAAACACCATCGGCGCCTACCTCCGGGGCCTGGGCATCCGGAACGAGGACCGGGTCTGCCTGTTCATGGACAAAATTCCGGAGCTGTATATTGGCTTTTTGGCCCTCCTGAAAATCGGGGCCATCGCTCAGCCGCTTTTCTCCGCCTTTGGCGACGAATCGCTTTATGTTCGCCTGAGTGACGCGGGGACCAAGGCCATCATCACGCAGAAGAAGCATGCGTCTAAAGTCAAAAAGATCCTGGAGCGATTGCCCCACCTCGAACACGTCATCATCGTCGACCATGACGGGAAGACGCCCCTCCGGGAACGCGAGGTGGCCTTTTCTCTGGGTGAGGCCAAACCGGTCGAGGAGCTGGAAATCTTTCCAACCCGGGCCGAATCCCCTTCCGTGTTCCATTACACCTCCGGCACGACCGGGCAACCGAAGGGGGTCAGGCACGTTCACTATTCATTGATCTCTCAGTACCTCACGGCCAAGTGGGTGCTCGATCTCCAGGAGGACGATATCTACTGGTGCACGGCCGACCCGGGCTGGGTGACCGGGACTTCCTATGGAATCATCGCTCCCTTCTGCCTCGGCATCACTCAATGTGTTTTGGACGCCGGGTTCTCGGCGGAAGCCTGGTACCGTTTCATCGAAAAGTACAAGATCACGATGTGGTATTCGGCCCCGACGGCAATTCGCTCCTTGATGAAAGCAGGCGACGAGATTGTCAAGCGATTCAACCTTTCCACCTTGCGGCATCTGGCCAGCGTTGGCGAGCCGCTCAACTCGGAGGCCGTGGTCTGGTCCCAGAGGGTCTTTGGGATGCCATTCCTGGATACGTACTGGCAGACCGAGACGGGCTGCATTGTGATCAGTAACTATCCCGGCATGGAAGTCAGGCCCGGTTCCATGGGCAAACCCTTCCCCGGCATCACCGCCGCGATTCTGAACCCCTCGACTTATGAGCCCCACTCCTCGTTTGGGAAAATCGGGCTCATCGGCCTCCGGCCCGGCTGGCCTTCGATGATGCGATCCTACTGGAACAACGAAACGGCGTTCCAGGAGAAGCAACGCAACGGTTGGTACTTGACGGGCGATCGGGCCCGGATGGATAAGGACGGCTATTTCTGGTTTGTGGGCCGCGACGATGATGTCATCAACACCGGCGGCCACCTCGTCAGCCCGTTTGAAGTGGAATCCGCCCTCCTGGGACATCCCGCGGTGGCTGAGTCGGCAGTAGTGAGCAAGCCTGATCCCATCAACCTGGAAGTGGTCAAAGCCTTTGTATCGCTGAAGCCGGGGTTTGAGCCGAGCAAGGACCTGGAATTGGAGATCATGAACTTCATCCGGAAAAAGCTCTCTCCTCTCGCCATGCCTCAGGAGATGGCATTCTTCAAGTCCCTGCCCAAGACGCGCAGCGGAAAGCTGGTGCGCCGCATCCTCCATGCCAAGGAGTGGGGCGAGGAGATCGGCGATACGTCGAGCCTGGAAGACGATTGA
- a CDS encoding GNAT family N-acetyltransferase produces the protein MSIRNLDKIFNPQRIALIGVTTNPNSVSGKTLNNLIGGGFKGVVYPVNPTQEAVLGVPCFPDLKSLPRVPELGIICTPAEQVPQAVKECGEAGILGIIIQSAGFREIGEEGRKLEEQIRLEKRKFEDMRIIGPNCLGVIVPSRKLNASFATGMPKAGSVAFISQSGALCTSVLDWAMEINIGFSYFVSMGNGLDVEFGDLIDFLGEDENTQSILLYIESIQQARKFMAAARAFARTKPIVVYKSGRFPESAEAAASHTGALASEDAIYDAAFQRVGLARVYDIGDIFDVAELIGRNRFPRGPRLGIITNAGGPGVMATDTLISLSGVLARLSEKTMAALNENLPPFWSHGNPVDVLGDARSKRIAKATQIVLEDPGVDAVLVILTPQAMTNTIATAKEISLLVPETTKPILAAWLGGASMREGIKMLNDAGVAAYQTPEQAIRAFMTLVHYSRNLEILYETPKDIPVEFSVDREKLRGEFAAKLPTTGTIFSEEASKSLLESYGVPSTTPYPAGTAEEAVTIGRKIGFPVVLKIWSPEITHKTDVGGVMLDLGDEEMVSTAFDRIIRNAKEKAPHARIDGVTVQRMARTKDALEMILGIKRDPIFGTVILAGMGGTGAELFADRALGFPPLNERLARLMLESLKIYPLLTGYRGSRPKNVERLIAVLIRLSYLAADYPEVKELDINPLVVTPEDVLALDARVVIDKETTFHSETRYAHLALHPYPEEYVKLARLPDGSSVTFRPIKPEDEPLWFDLLRSCSQESLFHRFRYFFHWETHEVASRYCYIDYDREVAIVAEVLEEGKRKIIGVGRLIADPDHESVEYAILIADAWQNRELGTALTDFCLDIAKKWNLKRVVAQTTTDNRRMVALFKKRDFEMKIEDTMVYVSKDL, from the coding sequence ATGTCCATTCGCAACCTTGACAAGATCTTCAACCCGCAACGCATCGCCCTGATCGGCGTCACGACCAATCCCAACAGCGTCAGTGGCAAGACGCTCAATAACCTCATTGGGGGAGGGTTCAAGGGCGTGGTCTACCCGGTCAACCCGACCCAGGAAGCGGTGCTCGGGGTTCCCTGTTTCCCGGACCTCAAGAGCCTTCCTCGCGTCCCCGAACTGGGCATCATCTGCACCCCGGCGGAACAGGTGCCCCAGGCGGTCAAGGAATGCGGCGAAGCAGGCATCCTGGGCATCATCATCCAATCCGCCGGCTTCCGGGAGATCGGAGAAGAAGGAAGGAAGCTCGAAGAACAAATCCGTCTTGAAAAGCGGAAGTTTGAGGACATGAGGATCATCGGGCCGAACTGTCTCGGCGTCATTGTTCCTTCCCGGAAACTCAACGCCAGTTTTGCCACGGGGATGCCCAAGGCCGGGAGCGTGGCCTTCATTTCCCAGTCAGGCGCCCTCTGCACCTCCGTGCTCGATTGGGCCATGGAAATCAACATAGGCTTCTCCTATTTCGTTTCCATGGGCAATGGGCTGGACGTGGAGTTTGGGGACTTGATCGATTTTCTCGGGGAGGACGAGAACACCCAGTCCATCCTGCTGTACATCGAATCCATCCAGCAGGCCAGGAAATTCATGGCCGCAGCCCGTGCTTTTGCGCGAACGAAACCCATCGTCGTTTACAAGTCCGGGCGTTTTCCCGAATCGGCGGAGGCTGCCGCATCGCATACGGGCGCCCTGGCGTCCGAAGACGCCATCTATGACGCCGCGTTCCAGCGGGTCGGCCTCGCCCGGGTGTACGACATCGGCGATATCTTCGATGTGGCCGAGCTCATTGGGCGGAACCGTTTCCCCCGGGGACCACGCCTCGGGATCATCACCAATGCCGGCGGCCCCGGGGTCATGGCGACCGACACCCTCATCTCCCTCAGCGGGGTTCTGGCGCGATTGTCGGAAAAGACCATGGCCGCATTGAACGAGAATCTTCCGCCCTTCTGGTCCCATGGGAACCCCGTGGACGTGCTGGGGGACGCACGTTCCAAACGGATCGCCAAGGCCACCCAAATTGTGCTTGAAGATCCCGGTGTGGATGCCGTGCTGGTGATCCTCACCCCGCAGGCCATGACCAACACAATCGCGACAGCCAAAGAGATCAGCCTGCTCGTGCCGGAAACTACGAAACCCATCCTGGCCGCGTGGCTCGGCGGAGCCAGTATGCGGGAGGGCATCAAGATGCTCAACGATGCCGGCGTGGCAGCGTACCAGACCCCGGAGCAGGCCATACGGGCCTTCATGACCCTGGTTCATTATTCCCGCAACCTGGAAATTTTGTATGAGACCCCCAAGGACATCCCGGTCGAGTTTTCAGTGGACCGGGAGAAATTGCGGGGAGAATTTGCGGCAAAGTTGCCAACCACTGGAACGATCTTTTCTGAAGAAGCCTCGAAATCCTTGCTGGAATCCTACGGGGTCCCTTCCACCACACCCTATCCGGCCGGGACTGCCGAAGAAGCGGTGACGATTGGGCGGAAGATTGGATTCCCCGTCGTTTTGAAGATATGGTCTCCCGAGATCACCCATAAGACCGATGTGGGCGGCGTGATGCTTGACCTGGGCGACGAGGAAATGGTCAGCACGGCCTTCGATCGCATCATCCGCAATGCCAAAGAGAAAGCGCCTCATGCCAGGATCGATGGCGTCACCGTCCAGCGAATGGCCCGGACCAAGGATGCCCTCGAGATGATCCTGGGAATCAAGCGAGACCCGATCTTCGGCACCGTCATTCTTGCCGGAATGGGCGGAACAGGCGCAGAACTCTTTGCCGACCGGGCCCTGGGTTTTCCACCCCTCAATGAACGCCTCGCCAGGCTCATGCTTGAATCTCTCAAGATCTATCCCCTGCTGACAGGTTACCGCGGGAGCCGGCCCAAAAACGTTGAAAGGCTTATTGCCGTTCTGATCCGCCTGTCCTACCTCGCGGCCGATTATCCGGAGGTCAAAGAGTTGGACATTAATCCGCTGGTCGTCACACCGGAAGATGTCCTGGCGCTGGATGCCCGGGTCGTCATCGACAAGGAAACCACCTTTCATTCCGAAACCCGGTACGCGCATCTGGCGCTTCACCCCTATCCTGAGGAGTACGTAAAACTCGCCCGATTGCCCGACGGATCGAGTGTCACCTTTCGACCTATTAAACCCGAGGACGAACCCCTCTGGTTCGATCTATTGCGCAGCTGTTCGCAGGAATCCCTTTTTCACCGGTTCCGTTATTTCTTTCATTGGGAAACCCACGAGGTCGCAAGCCGTTATTGTTATATCGACTATGACCGGGAGGTGGCCATCGTCGCGGAAGTCCTCGAGGAAGGAAAAAGAAAAATAATTGGCGTCGGTCGACTCATCGCCGATCCGGACCATGAGAGTGTGGAGTATGCCATCCTGATTGCCGATGCCTGGCAGAACAGGGAGCTTGGCACGGCCCTCACCGATTTCTGCCTGGACATTGCCAAGAAATGGAACTTGAAGCGGGTCGTCGCCCAAACCACTACCGACAACCGCCGCATGGTCGCCCTGTTCAAGAAACGTGATTTCGAAATGAAGATTGAAGATACGATGGTGTATGTATCGAAGGATTTGTGA
- a CDS encoding DUF3303 domain-containing protein, with the protein MAKNLYMVVENFRYGDPLPVYRRFRDRGRLAPDGLRYINSWVAADFTRCYQLMECEDQRLFERWIAQWEDLVQFEVVPVVTSPEAVEAITPKL; encoded by the coding sequence ATGGCGAAGAACCTTTACATGGTGGTTGAGAATTTTCGATATGGTGACCCGCTCCCGGTATACCGCCGGTTCCGCGACCGTGGCCGCCTTGCGCCCGACGGTCTGCGATACATCAATAGCTGGGTCGCGGCGGACTTCACCCGCTGCTACCAGCTGATGGAGTGCGAGGACCAACGGTTGTTCGAGCGCTGGATCGCGCAGTGGGAGGACCTCGTGCAGTTTGAGGTCGTGCCCGTTGTGACGTCTCCTGAAGCAGTCGAGGCCATTACTCCGAAGTTGTGA
- a CDS encoding acyl carrier protein has protein sequence MDDMKSVILSYVKKEYLEDDSEPITFDTPLISGGIVDSFSMVSLKRFLENKYGIQIPDDQATPEAFDSVNKIALLVEGFIQKKG, from the coding sequence ATGGACGATATGAAAAGCGTCATTCTTAGTTATGTGAAGAAGGAATACCTGGAAGATGACAGCGAACCCATCACCTTCGACACCCCGCTCATCTCGGGGGGCATTGTGGATTCATTTTCCATGGTTTCCTTGAAGCGTTTTCTGGAGAACAAATATGGCATCCAGATCCCCGATGATCAGGCGACCCCGGAGGCGTTCGATTCGGTGAACAAGATCGCCTTGCTCGTCGAGGGGTTCATTCAGAAGAAGGGGTAA
- a CDS encoding alpha/beta fold hydrolase, whose protein sequence is MPAAIEGYHTNEMKISARMGILGGGVILLTAVSVYVASQLPAWAANGLLHPIRHRVHQPPPAHCEESVFTGAGVTLRGWNCRASGTPRGTVVYLHGVADNRTSGSAIAERYCGRGFEVVAYDSRGHGESGGDTCTYGYFEKKDLHRVLDTLEPHRIVLFGTSLGAAVALQEAAEDKRISAVIAVESFSDLRTVAVERAPFFLTRATIRKAFLLAEEWGRFRVDAVSPVAAAAHISVPVLLIHGALDRDTPVAHSQRILAALRGPKQLIVVPGAHHNESLQGDVWSEIDKWIDGAVRE, encoded by the coding sequence ATGCCGGCTGCAATTGAGGGCTATCACACAAACGAAATGAAGATCTCGGCGCGGATGGGCATCCTTGGAGGCGGCGTCATTCTTCTGACGGCTGTCTCGGTATACGTGGCCAGTCAGCTACCCGCGTGGGCTGCGAACGGTCTGTTACATCCGATCCGACACCGCGTTCATCAGCCCCCGCCGGCCCACTGTGAAGAGAGTGTTTTCACGGGCGCAGGCGTCACCCTCAGGGGGTGGAATTGTCGGGCATCGGGGACGCCTCGCGGCACGGTGGTCTACCTGCACGGAGTTGCTGACAATCGGACGAGCGGCTCAGCCATCGCGGAGCGCTACTGTGGGCGGGGGTTCGAAGTCGTGGCCTACGATAGCCGGGGTCACGGAGAGTCGGGTGGTGACACATGCACGTACGGTTACTTCGAGAAGAAGGATCTGCATCGGGTCCTGGACACCCTGGAGCCGCACCGAATCGTCTTGTTCGGGACCTCGTTGGGTGCTGCAGTTGCTCTCCAAGAGGCGGCCGAAGACAAGCGCATCAGCGCGGTGATCGCGGTTGAATCGTTCTCCGACCTGCGGACAGTCGCTGTGGAGAGGGCCCCGTTTTTCCTCACCCGGGCAACGATTCGAAAGGCATTCCTTCTCGCGGAAGAATGGGGCAGGTTTCGGGTGGACGCCGTCAGCCCTGTTGCAGCCGCAGCGCATATTTCTGTGCCGGTATTATTGATCCATGGAGCGCTCGATCGCGACACGCCAGTGGCGCACTCCCAGAGAATTTTGGCGGCGCTCCGCGGACCCAAGCAGTTGATTGTAGTCCCCGGGGCTCACCACAACGAGTCTTTGCAAGGGGATGTGTGGAGTGAGATCGATAAGTGGATTGACGGGGCTGTTCGAGAATGA
- a CDS encoding M20/M25/M40 family metallo-hydrolase, producing MSIRSGWKVCVAAVLIQTFIWLVPTSSAAQLTGIEISTSEQIETEFSSVPCKNEERLEAVRSLFLKMGAHPSEVSPGEFKNVENLVVRKEGSSQEVLIIGAHYDKVPEGCGALDNWTGIVTLAHLYRSLKNVPLKKTLLFVAFGKEEKGLVGSRAMAEAIPKDQVALYCAMINIDSLGLAAPQVDDSVSSASLEALAADQARKMKIPFGHARIQNAEADSSPFLARDIPAVTLHGMTNEWSRILHSRWDQAAKVKPISVYLGYRLALALAVHLDELPCRAGNSGR from the coding sequence TTGAGCATAAGGTCCGGTTGGAAGGTCTGCGTTGCGGCGGTTCTGATTCAGACGTTTATCTGGCTGGTCCCGACCTCCTCAGCCGCACAGCTGACCGGGATCGAAATATCAACCTCCGAACAAATCGAAACTGAGTTCAGTTCCGTTCCCTGCAAGAACGAAGAGCGTTTGGAAGCTGTAAGATCTTTGTTCTTAAAAATGGGGGCACATCCCTCGGAGGTATCCCCCGGGGAGTTCAAGAATGTCGAGAATCTGGTTGTTCGCAAGGAAGGATCTTCCCAGGAGGTCCTTATTATTGGAGCCCACTATGACAAAGTGCCGGAGGGTTGTGGGGCTCTGGACAATTGGACGGGGATTGTTACTTTGGCGCATCTGTATAGGAGCTTGAAAAACGTCCCTTTGAAGAAGACCCTCTTATTTGTCGCATTCGGAAAGGAGGAAAAGGGCCTGGTCGGATCAAGAGCCATGGCCGAAGCGATCCCAAAGGATCAGGTCGCCCTCTACTGTGCAATGATCAATATCGACAGTCTGGGTTTAGCGGCCCCGCAGGTAGACGATAGCGTCTCCAGTGCCAGCCTCGAGGCGCTGGCTGCCGATCAAGCCCGGAAGATGAAGATCCCCTTTGGTCACGCCCGGATCCAAAATGCCGAGGCCGACTCCAGTCCTTTCCTGGCAAGAGATATTCCTGCCGTCACCCTTCATGGAATGACAAATGAGTGGTCGAGAATACTCCATAGCCGCTGGGACCAGGCGGCGAAAGTAAAACCGATCAGCGTGTATCTCGGGTATCGGCTTGCTTTGGCGTTGGCGGTCCATCTGGACGAACTCCCTTGTCGCGCCGGGAATTCGGGCAGGTGA
- the acpS gene encoding holo-ACP synthase: MEFGIWFLVITWTLAFGIWSLLPPEVVALLFGIGMDIIRTRRIAQNLVRVGGLKEELFTTREIAYCRSRGSSSHHLAARFAAKEAFFKAMGTGYRGGYRFDEIEIINDKLGKPRAIVYGKVKKFCRKNRITRIHVSLSHTQGLAKAVVLLERPKPA, encoded by the coding sequence TTGGAATTTGGGATTTGGTTTTTGGTTATTACTTGGACTTTGGCTTTTGGAATTTGGAGTTTACTTCCCCCGGAGGTTGTTGCATTGCTTTTCGGCATCGGCATGGATATAATCCGAACTCGCCGCATCGCACAAAACCTCGTGCGCGTCGGAGGCTTGAAGGAAGAGTTATTCACAACCCGGGAGATTGCATACTGTCGATCGAGAGGAAGCAGTTCGCATCATTTAGCCGCAAGGTTTGCCGCAAAAGAAGCCTTCTTCAAAGCCATGGGGACCGGCTATCGCGGCGGCTATCGATTTGACGAGATCGAAATCATCAACGACAAACTTGGAAAACCCCGCGCCATCGTTTATGGGAAAGTAAAAAAATTCTGCCGCAAGAACCGTATTACCCGCATTCATGTATCGCTTTCCCATACCCAAGGTTTAGCCAAAGCCGTCGTCCTCCTCGAAAGACCTAAGCCTGCCTAG
- a CDS encoding alkylmercury lyase family protein → MAASFVEGRLRNEPVTVTIQTACGHCDQPLRITVNSEMQSTVEEPTAKPLIFEPQVDWATFREPNIVHAY, encoded by the coding sequence ATGGCGGCGTCCTTCGTCGAAGGGCGATTGAGAAATGAGCCGGTGACAGTGACCATTCAAACGGCGTGTGGGCATTGTGACCAACCCCTGCGGATAACCGTGAATAGCGAGATGCAGTCAACGGTCGAGGAGCCGACCGCCAAGCCGCTGATCTTCGAGCCGCAAGTGGATTGGGCCACCTTCCGGGAGCCGAACATCGTTCATGCCTATTGA